The segment GGGGGGGCGTGGGCCACGCCGCTGGGGGAGGTCCCTATCGAGACCGGCCTCGCCCGGAGCATCCTGCAGGCGTCCGACGTCCTCGAAGAGGATGATCTCGCCCATCTCAAGGAGCACGCCATCGAGGTCCAGCTTCCGTTCCTGCAGCTGCAGGAGCCGGTTCCCACCTTCGTGCCGATTTGCCTCCTGTCCCACGAGCTGGCCGCCTGCCAGGAGGTGGGGCAGGCCGTGGCCGAGGCGGTGGCGGCGTACCCGAAGCGGGTGACCGTGGTGGCCAGCACGGACCTCAATCACTACGAGCCGCAGGCGGTGGCGGACCGGAAGGACCGGCTGGCCATCGAGCAGATCCTGGCCCTGGACGCAGCCGGGCTCCATCGCACCGTCCGGGAGCACCGGATCAGCATGTGCGGCTTCCACCCAACCGCCGCGGTCCTCGTGGCGGCCAAAGCCCTGGGCGCCACGGCGGCCCGCCTCCTCCGGCACATGACCTCCGGCGACGTGAATCGCGACTACAGCCGGGTGGTGGGATACGCCGGCGTCATCATCCGCTAGGAAAGACCAGCGTCGCCGCTCCCCGCTTGCGCCTCGCCTCATTTCTCCCGATCTCTCGCTTGCCAGGCTGGGACCGAAGAGTGCCCGGGCCTCCGCGCGGGGATCGGCGCGCGCGACTAACAGGGGAAGAGAGCGGGCGGTCGGGTAGACACGCGGGCTCGGCGGAGGCTGGCGTGGACGGCTAGGGGCCCGGGTAGAAGCAGGCCGCCTGATGGCCGTCCCCGACGGGGAGCAGTTCGGGCTCCTCCTGCTCGCACCGGGCCTGCTTCTTGGGGCACCGCTGCTGGAACCGGCACCCGGGGGGGAGGTCGATGGGGCTGGGGATCTCGCCGCGGATGGTGGCGCGGATCTCGAAATCGGAGACTTCCCCCTTCATCCGGGGGAAGGACTGCAGGAGGGCAATCGTATAGGGATGCTGGGGAGCCTTGAAGATTCGGGCAGGCGTCCCGAGCTCGACGACCCGTCCGAGATACATGACCGCCACCATGTGGCAGACGTATTGGACCACTCCCAGGTCGTGGGAGATGAAGATGTAGGTCAGGCCCAACTCCTCCTGCAGGTCTTGCAGCAGATTCAGGATCTGCGCCTTCACCGAAAGATCCAGCCCTGAGACCGCTTCGTCCGCCACCAGCAGTTTCGGCTCCACGGCGATGGCCCGGGCGATGGCCACCCGCTTGATCTGGCCGCCGGAGAACTCGTGGGGGTAACGGTCCGCGGCGCTCCGGTCCAGGCCGACCTTGGCGAGCAGTGCCTGGACCCGGTCCTCCATCGCCGCCGCCGGAACTACCCGGTGGACCTCCAAAGGCTCCCGGATGATCCGGCGGACCGTCATGCGGGGGTTCAAGGAGGTGAACGGGTCCTGGTAGATGATCTGGGCCTGCCGCCGGTAGTGGAAGAGCGCCTCCCCCGTCAGATGAGTGATGTCGGTGCCATTGAAGAGGATCTCGCCGGCACTGGGCCGGTCGGCCCGCATCACCAGGCGGCCGGTGGTGGTCTTCCCGCACCCGGACTCTCCCACCAGGCCGAGCGTCTTTCCCTGGCGAATCTCCAGGCTGATCCCATCCAGCGCCTTCACGACCCTGGGGGGCGGTGCCCCGCCCAGGAGATGGCGGATGTGGAACCGCTGCGGGATCGCGAAGTACTTCTTGACGTCCACCAGGCGGCAGAGGACCAGGTTCTCCACGGGCTAGCGCTCGGCCTTCCAGCACGCCACCGCGTGCCCCGGGGCGAGGACCTCCAGGGCTGGCGGGGTGGCCGCGCAGTGGGCGTCCTTCTGGGGGAGGGGACAGCGGGGATGAAACCGGCACCCGGCGAGGTATTCGGCCGGGGCGGGCAGCTGGCCCGGGATCGGCTCCAGACGCCGGACCCCCAGGCGTGGGACGGAGCCGAGGAGGCCTCGGGTGTAGGGATGGCGGGGGGACGCCAGGACAGCGTCCACCGGGCCGGCCTCCACGATCTGTCCGGCGTACAGGATCAGCAACCGGTGGCACATGTGGGAGACGAGGGCCAGGTCATTGAAGATGAAGAGCACCGCCGCCTGGAGCTCCTGGACCAGGCCGCGGATGAGCTCGAGGATCTGCGCCTGGATGGTCACGTCCAATGAGGAGGTCGGCTCGTCGGCGATCAGCACCTTCGGCCGACAGGTCATGGCCATGGAGATGACGACCCGCTGGCGCATCCCGCCGCTGAACTGATGCGGGTAGTTTTGGACCCGGCTCTCCGCCGAGGGGATGCCAACCCGCCGAAAGAACTCGACCACCCGCTCGAGGGCGAGGCGCCGAGG is part of the Candidatus Methylomirabilis sp. genome and harbors:
- a CDS encoding ABC transporter ATP-binding protein; its protein translation is MPQSASSPVPPPLLQVRDLSVSFETPGGLVNILNRISFEVQEGEIVGLLGESGAGKSVLADTILGLLPTPPARISGEVLYRGQDLRRLSEKALSAIRGNEVAMIFQDPTSALNPVFRVGLQVAEPLELHQRLPRRLALERVVEFFRRVGIPSAESRVQNYPHQFSGGMRQRVVISMAMTCRPKVLIADEPTSSLDVTIQAQILELIRGLVQELQAAVLFIFNDLALVSHMCHRLLILYAGQIVEAGPVDAVLASPRHPYTRGLLGSVPRLGVRRLEPIPGQLPAPAEYLAGCRFHPRCPLPQKDAHCAATPPALEVLAPGHAVACWKAER
- a CDS encoding oligopeptide/dipeptide ABC transporter ATP-binding protein, whose protein sequence is MENLVLCRLVDVKKYFAIPQRFHIRHLLGGAPPPRVVKALDGISLEIRQGKTLGLVGESGCGKTTTGRLVMRADRPSAGEILFNGTDITHLTGEALFHYRRQAQIIYQDPFTSLNPRMTVRRIIREPLEVHRVVPAAAMEDRVQALLAKVGLDRSAADRYPHEFSGGQIKRVAIARAIAVEPKLLVADEAVSGLDLSVKAQILNLLQDLQEELGLTYIFISHDLGVVQYVCHMVAVMYLGRVVELGTPARIFKAPQHPYTIALLQSFPRMKGEVSDFEIRATIRGEIPSPIDLPPGCRFQQRCPKKQARCEQEEPELLPVGDGHQAACFYPGP
- the amrB gene encoding AmmeMemoRadiSam system protein B; protein product: MVPVIRRPAVAGSFYPGTATALRGQVEDLLPRGPRERAVAVVAPHAGYMYSGRVAGEVYGALEPPEVYVILGPNHTGLGAGAAIVTGGAWATPLGEVPIETGLARSILQASDVLEEDDLAHLKEHAIEVQLPFLQLQEPVPTFVPICLLSHELAACQEVGQAVAEAVAAYPKRVTVVASTDLNHYEPQAVADRKDRLAIEQILALDAAGLHRTVREHRISMCGFHPTAAVLVAAKALGATAARLLRHMTSGDVNRDYSRVVGYAGVIIR